One Thermoanaerobacter pseudethanolicus ATCC 33223 DNA window includes the following coding sequences:
- a CDS encoding amino acid ABC transporter ATP-binding protein → MIRVNEVYKTFGDLEVLKGVSLNVNKGEVVVIIGPSGSGKSTLLRCINLLEVPTKGEIYIEGIKINDKKVNINKIRQKVGMVFQHFNLFPHLTALENVTLAPIKVKKMDKKTAEDIALGLLEKVGLLDKKDEYPIKLSGGQKQRLAIARALAMQPDIMLFDEPTSALDPEMVKEVLNVMKGLANEGMTMVVVTHEMGFAREVGDRVIFMDDGMIIEEGTPEDIFYNTKNERTKEFISKIL, encoded by the coding sequence GTGATACGCGTTAATGAGGTGTATAAAACCTTTGGGGATTTAGAAGTATTAAAAGGTGTAAGTTTAAATGTAAATAAAGGAGAAGTTGTTGTAATAATAGGACCAAGCGGTTCAGGGAAAAGTACCCTTTTAAGGTGTATAAACCTTTTAGAGGTGCCTACTAAAGGAGAAATCTATATTGAAGGGATCAAAATAAACGACAAAAAAGTAAACATCAATAAGATAAGGCAAAAAGTAGGGATGGTTTTTCAGCACTTTAATTTATTTCCTCACTTGACGGCTCTTGAAAATGTAACGTTAGCTCCTATTAAAGTGAAGAAGATGGACAAAAAAACTGCTGAAGATATAGCTTTGGGCTTACTTGAAAAAGTAGGTCTTTTAGACAAAAAGGACGAGTACCCTATTAAGCTATCAGGCGGTCAAAAGCAGAGACTTGCAATCGCAAGGGCATTAGCTATGCAGCCAGATATTATGCTTTTTGATGAGCCCACATCAGCCCTTGACCCTGAAATGGTAAAAGAAGTTTTAAACGTCATGAAAGGCCTGGCAAATGAAGGGATGACTATGGTAGTTGTCACTCATGAGATGGGGTTTGCGAGGGAAGTAGGGGATAGAGTCATTTTTATGGACGATGGAATGATAATTGAAGAAGGGACGCCAGAAGATATTTTCTACAATACAAAAAATGAAAGGACAAAAGAATTTATAAGTAAGATTTTGTAA
- the prfB gene encoding peptide chain release factor 2 (programmed frameshift), with translation MLQDYKAEVSNMIEEVKEMGVSLDIESVKREIEEIDKKMSDPAFWSDIKKSQELAKKQKALKELLEEYNSLVSKWEDLSTLIELGLEEGDESITDEVDKEYKELKKKLEDLKIKTLLNGPYDKNNAILSIHAGSGGTEAQDWAEMLLRMYTRWANDKGFEVETLDYLQGEEAGIKSVTLMIKGPFAYGYLKSEAGVHRLVRISPFDAAGRRHTSFALVEVLPELENDIEVEIRPEDLKIDTYRASGAGGQYVNKTESAVRITHLPTGIVVSCQSERSQIQNRETAMKMLKAKLLDLMMKEKKEKIEDLKGEHREAAWGNQIRSYVFQPYTLVKDHRTNYEVGNVQAVMDGEIDGFINAYLKQKSQGIS, from the exons TTGTTGCAAGACTACAAAGCAGAAGTTTCAAACATGATTGAAGAAGTAAAAGAAATGGGGGTTTCTCTT GACATAGAAAGTGTCAAAAGAGAAATAGAAGAAATAGACAAAAAGATGTCTGATCCTGCTTTTTGGAGCGATATAAAAAAGTCACAGGAATTAGCTAAAAAACAAAAAGCCTTAAAAGAACTTTTAGAAGAGTACAATTCTCTTGTGTCAAAATGGGAAGACTTAAGTACACTTATTGAATTGGGTTTAGAAGAAGGGGATGAGTCGATAACTGATGAAGTAGACAAGGAATACAAAGAGCTCAAGAAAAAGTTAGAGGATTTAAAGATAAAAACCCTATTAAATGGCCCCTATGATAAAAACAATGCCATACTTTCTATTCATGCAGGCTCAGGTGGTACAGAGGCTCAAGACTGGGCGGAGATGTTACTTCGCATGTATACAAGATGGGCTAATGACAAAGGTTTTGAAGTAGAAACCCTTGACTATTTGCAAGGAGAAGAAGCAGGAATAAAAAGTGTCACTCTTATGATAAAAGGGCCTTTTGCCTATGGATATCTTAAATCAGAGGCGGGTGTTCACCGCCTTGTGAGGATATCTCCTTTTGATGCGGCAGGTAGAAGGCATACTTCATTTGCACTTGTGGAAGTACTTCCTGAATTAGAAAATGATATTGAAGTGGAAATAAGGCCTGAGGATTTAAAAATTGACACTTATAGGGCTTCGGGTGCGGGAGGACAGTATGTAAATAAGACGGAGTCTGCTGTAAGGATTACTCACCTTCCAACAGGCATAGTGGTTTCCTGTCAAAGTGAAAGGTCTCAGATTCAAAACAGAGAAACTGCCATGAAAATGCTTAAAGCTAAACTTTTGGACCTCATGATGAAAGAGAAGAAAGAAAAAATCGAAGACTTAAAAGGAGAGCACAGAGAGGCGGCATGGGGCAACCAAATAAGGTCGTATGTCTTCCAGCCTTATACCCTTGTTAAAGACCACAGGACAAATTATGAAGTGGGAAATGTTCAGGCAGTGATGGATGGGGAAATAGATGGATTTATAAACGCTTATCTAAAGCAAAAATCACAAGGGATATCTTAA
- a CDS encoding HD-GYP domain-containing protein, which yields MLNKRVKIYISIIIALGLSFIIYSILNIPINRIVDIILFVFFAALAESMPIYVTKELAVSVAFAIDLMAILIFGPYQGALIASLGMTFRFPKYPDGRRVHIFNLPYYKVLFNASQLALSVGIGGLAYEYTGGIPATYIYPRYLLSAVLAAIVYYLLNTFIVAILLSLLLNKSFKYILTKDFKWMIPNFLFLAFLGIIMSEAFIRIGYISFILLFIPLLMIRYMFKLYMDSKQSYYDTINVLVKALDAKDKYTAGHSKNVEKIAALLCREFGLSESQTEMVRIAALLHDIGKIGVKEEVLNKPGKLTDEELSIIKEHPQKGYEILRDVPALKEASLWVKYHHEWYDGSGYPDGIKGDEIPLEAQILSLADVFDALVSDRPYRKAFSQEEAYKIILEHERTQFSPKIINAFKKAFEKNREEFKHDI from the coding sequence ATGCTTAACAAAAGAGTAAAAATATACATTTCTATAATAATAGCTTTAGGGTTATCTTTTATTATTTATTCTATATTAAACATTCCTATAAATAGAATTGTAGATATAATTCTATTCGTTTTTTTTGCTGCTTTAGCTGAATCAATGCCAATATATGTAACAAAAGAACTTGCGGTATCTGTTGCTTTTGCTATTGATTTAATGGCTATTCTTATTTTCGGGCCTTATCAGGGAGCTTTAATTGCCTCATTAGGCATGACCTTTCGCTTCCCCAAATATCCAGATGGTAGGAGAGTACATATATTTAATTTACCTTATTATAAAGTTTTATTTAATGCTTCTCAACTAGCTTTAAGTGTTGGTATTGGTGGTTTAGCATATGAATATACTGGGGGTATTCCGGCTACTTACATATATCCTCGATATCTTTTGTCTGCAGTGTTAGCAGCAATAGTATATTACCTATTAAACACTTTTATTGTAGCAATATTATTATCTCTTTTATTAAATAAGTCTTTTAAATATATATTAACAAAAGATTTTAAATGGATGATTCCAAACTTTCTTTTTCTTGCCTTTTTGGGTATAATTATGTCAGAAGCTTTTATAAGAATAGGGTATATAAGTTTCATTTTACTTTTTATACCTCTATTAATGATACGCTATATGTTTAAGCTTTACATGGACTCAAAGCAGTCTTATTACGACACAATAAATGTGCTTGTAAAGGCTCTTGATGCAAAGGATAAATATACAGCGGGTCATTCAAAAAACGTTGAAAAAATTGCGGCTTTGCTCTGTAGAGAATTTGGGTTAAGTGAGTCTCAAACTGAAATGGTGAGGATTGCAGCCCTTTTACATGACATAGGAAAGATTGGAGTAAAAGAAGAGGTTTTAAATAAGCCAGGGAAGTTAACTGATGAAGAATTAAGCATAATAAAAGAACATCCCCAAAAAGGCTATGAAATTTTAAGAGATGTTCCGGCTTTAAAGGAGGCCTCTCTATGGGTGAAATACCATCACGAGTGGTACGATGGAAGTGGATATCCCGATGGCATAAAAGGTGACGAAATACCATTGGAAGCGCAGATACTTTCCCTCGCAGACGTTTTCGATGCTTTAGTTTCAGACAGGCCCTACCGAAAGGCTTTTTCACAAGAGGAAGCTTATAAAATAATTTTAGAACATGAAAGGACGCAGTTTAGCCCTAAAATAATAAACGCCTTTAAAAAAGCTTTTGAAAAGAATAGGGAGGAGTTTAAGCATGATATTTGA
- a CDS encoding transcription repressor NadR — MTAQERRNKIVEILKNAKEPISGSDLAKSFGVTRQIIVQDIAILRAKGIKILSTPQGYIIDIVKENTVKRVFAVKHGYDRTEEELNLIVDNGGKVLDVIVEHPFYGEIKGLLMLSSRYDVSKFMEFVKEGKATLLSSLTDGVHLHTVEGENKEVLDRIQKVLKEKGFLIE, encoded by the coding sequence ATGACGGCACAAGAGCGAAGGAACAAAATAGTTGAAATTTTAAAGAATGCTAAAGAGCCTATATCCGGCTCTGACCTTGCTAAAAGTTTTGGAGTGACAAGGCAAATTATTGTGCAAGATATAGCTATTTTAAGGGCTAAAGGGATTAAAATATTGTCTACCCCTCAAGGTTATATAATAGACATTGTAAAAGAAAACACTGTAAAAAGGGTTTTTGCTGTCAAACACGGATATGACAGGACAGAGGAGGAGTTAAATTTAATAGTTGACAATGGCGGAAAAGTGCTAGATGTAATTGTAGAGCATCCCTTCTATGGGGAGATAAAAGGGCTTTTAATGCTTTCTTCAAGGTATGATGTAAGTAAATTCATGGAGTTTGTAAAAGAAGGAAAAGCGACCCTTTTGTCTTCTCTGACGGATGGAGTGCATCTTCACACTGTTGAAGGGGAAAATAAAGAGGTACTAGATAGAATACAAAAGGTCTTAAAGGAAAAAGGCTTTTTAATAGAATAA
- a CDS encoding ISL3 family transposase produces MQGNYITNFLKSEDTILEGVVENDNRIELHIKMKQKPHICPRCGEITSKIHDYRVQRIKDVPLFGKPTVIVLKKRRYVCKHCGKKFYEHVDYLPRYHRMTNRLSIYILQQLKKQQSMKDISEVTGVSITTVMRLLDTIGVEPDYKTLPEIISIDEFKGNSGGRKYHCIIVDPKERKILDILKDRKQENLSEYFKRFKDRNKVKWVIIDMWRPFSDTVKTYFKGAKIAIDKFHFTRYIYWAIENVRKRIQKELPDNKRKYFKRSRKLLLAKYDTLTTEQKEELEVMFWYSDDLRIAYLLKEEFNDKVLKCKNSKEAKIELKRWIQLAKESKIDEFKRCVQVFNRWFEEITNAFDIPYTNSVTEGYNNKIKVLKRLAYGYRNFHRFRKRILYCNA; encoded by the coding sequence GTGCAAGGTAATTATATCACAAATTTCTTAAAATCTGAAGATACAATTTTGGAAGGTGTTGTAGAGAATGACAACAGGATAGAGCTTCATATTAAGATGAAACAGAAACCACATATTTGTCCAAGGTGCGGGGAAATAACATCTAAGATTCATGATTATAGAGTACAAAGAATAAAAGATGTACCGCTATTCGGGAAACCAACAGTGATAGTACTAAAAAAGAGGAGATACGTTTGTAAACACTGTGGCAAGAAATTCTATGAACATGTAGACTATTTACCACGTTACCATAGAATGACCAACAGATTATCTATTTACATACTACAACAACTAAAAAAACAACAAAGCATGAAAGATATATCTGAAGTTACAGGGGTATCAATTACGACTGTGATGAGACTTTTAGACACAATAGGAGTAGAACCTGATTATAAAACATTACCGGAAATTATCAGTATAGACGAATTCAAAGGGAACTCTGGAGGCAGGAAATATCATTGCATTATTGTAGACCCAAAAGAAAGAAAAATATTAGATATTTTAAAAGACAGAAAACAAGAGAATCTAAGTGAATATTTCAAAAGATTTAAAGACAGGAATAAAGTAAAGTGGGTTATTATAGACATGTGGAGGCCTTTTTCAGATACAGTAAAAACATATTTCAAAGGAGCTAAAATAGCAATAGACAAATTTCATTTTACAAGATACATATATTGGGCGATAGAAAATGTAAGAAAGAGAATACAAAAAGAGCTACCAGACAATAAAAGAAAATATTTCAAAAGAAGCCGTAAGCTTCTTCTTGCAAAATATGATACTTTAACAACAGAACAAAAAGAAGAATTGGAAGTAATGTTCTGGTACAGCGACGACTTAAGAATAGCATACCTTTTAAAAGAAGAATTTAATGATAAAGTATTAAAATGCAAAAATTCAAAGGAAGCAAAAATAGAATTAAAAAGATGGATACAGTTAGCTAAAGAAAGCAAAATTGATGAATTTAAAAGATGTGTGCAAGTATTTAACCGTTGGTTTGAAGAAATAACAAATGCCTTTGATATACCATATACTAATTCTGTAACAGAAGGTTACAATAATAAAATTAAGGTGCTAAAAAGGCTTGCATATGGCTATAGAAATTTTCATCGATTTAGAAAGAGAATATTATATTGTAATGCTTAA
- the hpf gene encoding ribosome hibernation-promoting factor, HPF/YfiA family: protein MNITVSGKNGMAVTDGLRDAVIKNVSKLSKYFPEDTEVRTVLSVQKNNHIAEITIPFKGIIFRAEEVSDDMYVSIDRVVDKIEKQILKHKAKLKNRFGSNESIRFEIPPAYEEAKGEEEEGSFEIVKTKRFPIKPMSPEEAILQMNLLGHNFFVFTNADTDTINVVYKRKDGKYGLIEPLE from the coding sequence ATGAATATCACAGTAAGCGGTAAAAATGGCATGGCAGTTACAGATGGACTAAGGGATGCGGTTATAAAAAATGTGAGCAAGTTAAGCAAATACTTTCCAGAAGATACTGAAGTTAGGACTGTTTTAAGTGTCCAGAAAAACAATCACATTGCGGAAATCACAATACCTTTTAAGGGTATTATATTTAGAGCTGAAGAAGTCAGCGATGACATGTATGTGTCAATTGATAGGGTTGTAGACAAAATAGAAAAACAAATACTCAAACACAAGGCAAAGCTTAAAAATAGATTTGGTTCTAATGAGTCAATAAGGTTTGAAATTCCACCTGCTTATGAAGAAGCTAAGGGAGAAGAGGAAGAGGGTTCCTTTGAAATAGTTAAAACAAAGAGGTTCCCCATAAAGCCTATGTCACCTGAGGAAGCGATTCTTCAGATGAACCTTTTGGGACATAACTTCTTTGTATTTACAAATGCCGACACTGACACTATAAATGTCGTATACAAAAGAAAAGACGGGAAATATGGCTTAATAGAGCCTTTAGAATAA
- the secA gene encoding preprotein translocase subunit SecA, protein MLGLVEKIFGSYSEREVKRLEPIADKVLSYEDQMARLTDAELRAKTDEFKNRLKNGETLDDILPEAFAVVREAAWRTLKMKHFRVQVIGGIVLHQGRIAEMKTGEGKTLVATLPAYLNALEGKGVHIVTVNDYLAKRDRDWMGKIYEFLGLSVGVILHDMDPEERKKAYAADITYGTNNEFGFDYLRDNMVIYKEDMVQRELNYAIVDEVDSILIDEARTPLIISGIAEKSTDMYKLADRFVRTLRKDEDYVVDEKAKAVSLTEKGIVKAEKFFGIKNLADIENMEISHHINQALKAHAIMKRDIDYVVKDGQVIIVDEFTGRLMFGRRYSEGLHQAIEAKEGVKVERESKTLATITFQNYFRMYKKLAGMTGTAQTEEQEFRAIYGLDVVVIPTNKPMIRIDHPDVIYKTEEAKFKAVVEDIVEHHKKGQPVLVGTISIEKSEKLSAMLKKRGIPHQVLNAKYHEKEAEIIAQAGRKGAVTIATNMAGRGTDILLGGNPEFIAKKKMHEEGYSKEIINEAAGYGPVSGEEVKKARERYFELLEEAKKETEKEHDEVVKLGGLYIIGTERHEARRIDNQLRGRAGRQGDPGESRFYISLEDDLMRLFGSERVKNMMDSLGIDDDQPIEHKILTKQIEQAQKKVEGINFDTRKHVLQYDDVMNKQREIIYAQRRKVLEGENLKESILEMVKSIIERNVEIYTAGSKYPEEWDIKGLLDHLYDMFLEKDSVVIDVDIDRLDKEVLTDIIYEEAVRQYEKKEAEIGPEQMREIERIVLLRVVDTKWMDHIDEMDQLRQGIGLRAYGQVDPLIEYKKIAFDMFEDLIQSIQEDTVKFLYHIQINKDNMIQREQVAKPISTNVDAEEKKQPVVKGKKVGRNDPCPCGSGKKYKKCCGANIKY, encoded by the coding sequence ATGTTAGGCTTAGTTGAAAAAATATTTGGCAGCTACAGTGAAAGAGAAGTTAAGAGATTGGAACCAATTGCCGATAAGGTTTTGTCATATGAAGATCAAATGGCAAGACTTACGGATGCAGAGCTTAGGGCGAAAACAGATGAATTTAAAAATAGATTGAAAAATGGTGAAACTCTTGATGATATACTTCCCGAGGCTTTTGCGGTGGTAAGAGAGGCCGCTTGGAGAACTCTTAAAATGAAACATTTTAGAGTGCAGGTGATAGGCGGCATTGTTCTTCACCAAGGGCGCATCGCTGAGATGAAAACTGGTGAAGGTAAAACCCTTGTCGCGACATTACCTGCATATCTTAATGCTTTAGAAGGCAAGGGAGTTCACATTGTAACTGTCAATGATTACTTGGCAAAAAGAGACCGCGATTGGATGGGCAAGATATACGAATTTTTAGGTCTAAGCGTGGGCGTAATATTGCATGATATGGACCCTGAAGAAAGAAAAAAGGCCTATGCCGCAGATATAACTTATGGAACCAACAATGAATTTGGTTTTGATTACTTAAGAGACAACATGGTTATATACAAAGAAGACATGGTGCAAAGAGAACTTAATTATGCTATAGTAGACGAGGTAGATAGCATACTGATAGACGAGGCAAGGACTCCTCTTATCATATCAGGCATAGCCGAAAAATCCACAGATATGTATAAATTAGCTGACAGATTTGTGAGGACTTTAAGAAAAGATGAAGACTATGTAGTTGATGAAAAAGCAAAGGCTGTAAGTTTGACTGAAAAAGGGATAGTTAAAGCAGAAAAATTTTTTGGAATTAAAAATCTTGCTGATATTGAAAATATGGAAATTTCTCATCACATTAACCAGGCATTGAAAGCTCACGCCATAATGAAAAGAGATATAGACTATGTGGTAAAAGATGGTCAAGTCATCATAGTGGACGAATTTACAGGAAGGCTTATGTTTGGGAGAAGGTACAGTGAAGGCCTCCATCAGGCTATTGAGGCAAAGGAAGGAGTTAAGGTAGAAAGAGAAAGCAAAACTTTAGCTACTATAACTTTCCAGAATTACTTTAGAATGTATAAAAAATTAGCTGGTATGACAGGTACAGCTCAAACAGAAGAGCAAGAATTTAGGGCTATTTATGGATTAGATGTTGTAGTAATACCGACTAATAAGCCGATGATAAGAATAGACCATCCTGATGTGATATACAAAACAGAAGAAGCCAAGTTTAAAGCTGTTGTTGAGGACATTGTAGAACATCATAAAAAAGGTCAGCCTGTTCTAGTTGGTACAATTTCTATTGAAAAATCTGAAAAATTAAGCGCCATGTTAAAGAAAAGAGGGATACCTCATCAAGTATTAAATGCAAAGTACCATGAAAAAGAAGCAGAGATAATAGCACAGGCAGGAAGAAAAGGAGCAGTTACAATTGCTACAAACATGGCAGGCCGTGGTACTGATATCCTTTTAGGAGGTAATCCTGAATTTATAGCTAAGAAAAAGATGCATGAGGAGGGCTACTCAAAAGAAATTATTAACGAAGCTGCAGGATATGGCCCTGTTTCAGGCGAGGAAGTTAAAAAAGCCCGCGAGAGATATTTTGAGCTTCTTGAAGAGGCGAAAAAAGAGACTGAAAAAGAACACGATGAGGTTGTAAAGCTGGGTGGGCTTTACATTATAGGTACTGAAAGGCACGAAGCTAGGAGAATAGACAATCAGTTGAGAGGACGTGCAGGCCGTCAAGGTGACCCAGGAGAATCAAGATTTTATATATCTTTAGAAGACGACCTTATGAGACTTTTTGGCTCAGAAAGAGTAAAGAACATGATGGACAGTCTGGGAATTGATGATGACCAGCCCATAGAGCATAAGATTTTGACAAAACAAATAGAGCAGGCCCAGAAAAAGGTAGAGGGTATAAACTTTGACACTAGAAAACACGTTTTGCAGTATGACGATGTAATGAACAAACAAAGAGAGATAATATATGCCCAAAGGAGAAAGGTACTTGAAGGTGAAAACTTAAAAGAGTCTATTCTTGAGATGGTAAAAAGTATAATAGAGAGAAATGTTGAGATATATACTGCAGGAAGTAAGTATCCTGAGGAATGGGATATAAAAGGGCTTTTAGACCATCTTTACGACATGTTCCTTGAAAAAGACAGCGTGGTTATTGATGTTGATATAGATAGGCTTGACAAAGAGGTTTTAACTGACATAATATATGAAGAGGCAGTAAGACAGTATGAGAAAAAAGAGGCAGAAATTGGTCCAGAGCAAATGAGGGAAATCGAAAGAATAGTTCTTTTAAGAGTTGTAGATACTAAGTGGATGGACCACATAGACGAAATGGACCAATTGCGTCAAGGCATAGGCTTAAGAGCTTATGGACAAGTGGACCCTCTTATTGAGTACAAAAAAATAGCTTTTGATATGTTTGAAGACTTGATACAAAGCATACAAGAGGATACTGTTAAATTCTTGTATCACATTCAAATTAATAAAGACAATATGATTCAAAGAGAACAGGTGGCGAAACCTATTTCCACTAATGTAGATGCAGAAGAGAAAAAACAGCCAGTTGTTAAAGGCAAAAAAGTTGGCAGAAATGACCCATGTCCTTGTGGCAGTGGTAAAAAATATAAAAAATGTTGTGGTGCCAATATAAAATACTAA
- a CDS encoding DUF5317 domain-containing protein has translation MIFDSLSASLIYGTLRRGKISGIADIDIKKPSLFIAAFVLEFGMLNLANKFHVIMEYRSYIHFFVYLLLFIGLWYNKDNRYFRIISIGVLLNFIVIFVNGGRMPVSVDALKVAGLNNLIPDLQANKIATHQVLTSSTRLKFLADVLVLPKPYPLPKTFSIGDFIMATGTFLLVTNAMLKKVKNHDGTRAKEQNS, from the coding sequence ATGATATTTGATTCACTTAGTGCTTCTCTAATTTACGGAACTTTAAGAAGAGGAAAAATCAGCGGAATTGCTGATATTGACATAAAAAAACCCAGCCTTTTTATAGCTGCTTTTGTTTTGGAGTTTGGTATGTTAAACCTTGCTAATAAGTTTCACGTCATTATGGAATACCGGTCTTATATCCACTTTTTTGTTTATCTTTTGCTTTTCATAGGACTGTGGTACAATAAAGATAACAGGTATTTTAGAATAATAAGCATTGGAGTGCTTTTAAATTTTATCGTTATATTTGTCAACGGAGGAAGGATGCCTGTCTCTGTTGATGCTTTAAAGGTAGCGGGACTTAATAATCTCATTCCTGACCTTCAGGCAAATAAAATTGCTACACATCAGGTTTTGACAAGTTCTACACGGTTAAAATTTTTAGCAGATGTCTTAGTGTTGCCGAAACCTTATCCATTGCCAAAAACCTTTAGCATAGGAGATTTTATAATGGCGACAGGCACATTTTTACTTGTTACAAATGCAATGCTTAAAAAGGTGAAAAATCATGACGGCACAAGAGCGAAGGAACAAAATAGTTGA
- a CDS encoding Tex family protein — MNRIKDILKKEFGLKDFQVENTIKLIDEGNTIPFIARYRKEATGSLSDEVLRNFYDRLTYLRNLEEKKQDTIRLIDEQGKLTEEIKAKIENATTLQEVEDIYRPFRPKRRTRATIAKEKGLEPLAKVISSNEVIDGDVKEYAKPYLNENVPTVEEAYQGAMDIIAEDISDDADIRKYIRSFTWNNGIIVTQALKQERSPYEMYYDYKEAVKTIPPHRILAINRAEREKYISVKIEIDSERIINRLIESKVNKASIFAEYYKKAIEDSYKRLIAPSIEREIRNTLTEKAEEKAIIVFKENLKSLLLQPPIKGHVVMGFDPAYRTGCKIAVVDETGKLLDTATVYPTPPQNDFENSKKVLKELIEKYNVTLIALGNGTASRESEMFIAELIKELSREVKYVIVNEAGASVYSASQIGTEEFPDINVSLRGAISLARRLQDPLAELVKIDPKSIGVGQYQHDVDQKKLGDALNGVVEDCVNSVGVDLNTASVSLLKYVSGINAAIAKNIVEYRNQIGKFTNREQLKNVKRLGDTTFTQCAGFLRILDGDNIFDSTAVHPERYETLEKLLRKFRYEKEKLDRKKLKDFANSLEEYGLEKISEEYDIGLPTLYDIVSELKKPGRDPREDLPKPILRSDVMTINELKPGMELMGTVRNVTDFGCFVDIGVHTDGLVHISEMSQNYIKHPLDVVSVGDIVKVRVLSVDIERNRISLSMK; from the coding sequence ATGAATAGGATAAAAGATATATTAAAGAAAGAATTTGGATTAAAAGACTTTCAAGTGGAAAATACAATAAAGCTTATTGATGAAGGGAATACAATTCCTTTTATTGCAAGGTACAGGAAAGAAGCAACAGGAAGCTTGTCAGATGAGGTTTTAAGAAATTTTTATGACCGACTTACATATTTGAGAAACCTTGAAGAGAAGAAACAGGATACTATAAGGTTAATTGATGAACAGGGAAAACTGACAGAGGAGATAAAAGCAAAAATAGAAAATGCTACAACTTTACAAGAGGTGGAGGACATATACAGGCCTTTTAGGCCAAAAAGAAGGACAAGGGCGACCATTGCGAAAGAAAAAGGCTTGGAGCCTCTTGCAAAGGTTATTTCTTCAAATGAAGTAATAGATGGGGATGTAAAGGAATACGCAAAGCCTTATCTTAATGAAAATGTTCCAACAGTTGAAGAAGCATACCAAGGAGCAATGGATATAATTGCAGAGGATATATCTGATGACGCTGATATAAGAAAATACATAAGAAGTTTTACATGGAATAACGGAATTATAGTGACACAAGCGTTAAAACAAGAAAGGTCTCCCTATGAGATGTATTATGACTATAAAGAAGCTGTAAAGACAATACCGCCTCATAGAATACTGGCGATAAATAGGGCAGAAAGGGAAAAATACATATCTGTAAAAATTGAGATAGATAGTGAAAGGATAATAAATAGGCTTATAGAATCAAAAGTAAATAAAGCTTCAATATTTGCAGAGTATTACAAGAAAGCAATTGAAGATTCCTATAAAAGGCTTATTGCTCCTTCAATAGAGAGGGAAATAAGGAATACTCTTACGGAAAAAGCAGAAGAAAAGGCAATAATAGTTTTTAAAGAAAATCTAAAAAGCCTTTTACTTCAACCCCCAATAAAAGGACATGTTGTCATGGGATTTGACCCAGCCTATAGGACAGGATGTAAAATTGCTGTTGTAGATGAAACGGGAAAACTTTTGGACACTGCTACAGTATATCCTACTCCTCCTCAAAATGATTTTGAAAATTCTAAAAAGGTTTTAAAAGAGCTAATAGAAAAATACAATGTCACTTTAATTGCTTTGGGAAATGGAACTGCTTCAAGAGAGAGTGAAATGTTTATAGCAGAGCTTATAAAAGAACTTTCAAGAGAGGTAAAGTATGTGATAGTGAATGAAGCAGGGGCATCAGTCTATTCTGCTTCTCAAATAGGTACAGAGGAATTTCCTGATATAAACGTAAGTTTAAGAGGAGCTATCTCACTGGCGCGAAGGCTTCAAGACCCATTGGCAGAGCTTGTAAAAATTGATCCAAAGTCCATCGGGGTAGGACAGTATCAACACGATGTAGACCAGAAAAAACTGGGAGATGCTTTAAACGGTGTTGTAGAAGATTGTGTAAACAGCGTAGGTGTTGATTTAAACACTGCATCAGTATCTCTTTTAAAATACGTTTCAGGGATAAATGCTGCTATTGCCAAGAATATTGTTGAATATCGAAACCAAATAGGCAAGTTTACAAATAGGGAGCAGCTTAAAAATGTAAAAAGATTAGGAGATACTACTTTTACACAATGTGCGGGTTTTTTGAGAATTTTGGACGGTGACAATATCTTTGACTCAACAGCAGTTCACCCAGAGCGTTACGAAACCTTAGAAAAGCTTTTGAGAAAATTTAGATATGAGAAAGAAAAACTAGATAGAAAAAAGTTAAAAGACTTTGCTAATTCTTTAGAAGAATACGGATTAGAGAAGATTTCAGAGGAATACGATATAGGACTTCCTACACTTTATGACATAGTTTCAGAGCTTAAAAAACCTGGAAGAGACCCAAGAGAAGACTTACCCAAGCCCATTTTAAGGTCTGATGTAATGACTATAAATGAGCTAAAACCAGGCATGGAACTTATGGGAACAGTTAGGAATGTCACTGATTTTGGCTGCTTTGTAGATATAGGTGTTCACACTGATGGGCTTGTTCACATTTCTGAGATGTCTCAAAATTACATAAAACATCCTCTTGATGTGGTTTCAGTGGGAGACATTGTAAAAGTTAGAGTTTTAAGTGTTGATATTGAGAGAAATAGAATTTCTCTTTCAATGAAATAA